The Castanea sativa cultivar Marrone di Chiusa Pesio chromosome 11, ASM4071231v1 genome contains a region encoding:
- the LOC142615338 gene encoding uncharacterized protein LOC142615338, which translates to MGHVVDKCYKLHGYPPGYKFKSAKGQPSSALPFANNVIASEEDASEGVSLTKSEYQQLLGLLNSKCHFGTQGPFEGAADTHQVANIITQSSLDLQGHEISGLTALEDDWVG; encoded by the exons ATGGGTCATGTGGTTGATAAGTGCTACAAGTTGCACGGATACCCTCCTGGTTATAAGTTCAAATCTGCTAAAGGTCAACCTTCCTCTGCCTTACCATTTGCAAATAATGTCATTGCCTCTGAAGAAGATGCAAGTGAAGGTGTTAGCCTCACTAAATCAGAATATCAACAGCTACTTGGTTTATTGAACTCAAAATGTCATTTTGGTACTCAAGGACCTTTTGAGGGAGCTGCAGATACCCATCAGGTTGCAAACATCATCACTCAATCTTCACTTGATCTTCAAGGGCATGAAATATCAG GACTTACAGCTCTGGAAGATGATTGGGTTGGGTAA
- the LOC142616547 gene encoding uncharacterized protein LOC142616547 — protein MTESTSSATTCTAQPWENSSNPYFLSSGDNPGVSLVVQPLTEENYNTWSRAILISLDAKTKLGFIDGSIPKPQSVDYPYYIGWCKCNTTVLAWLFNSVSKDLQPSIVYFKTARDVWIDLQYRYGQGNGPRIFELRKEISALTQENLSINAYYTKFKGLWDEFTNFRTCTCGHQVEDCTMSFLMGLNETYAAVRGQILLMDPVPPLSKVFSLILQDEKQRKVGAAKKM, from the coding sequence ATGACTGAAAGTACATCTAGTGCAACTACTTGTACTGCCCAGCCTTGGGAAAATTCCTCCAATCCATATTTCCTATCCAGTGGTGACAATCCTGGTGTTTCATTGGTGGTTCAGCCTCTTACTGAGGAGAATTATAACACTTGGAGTAGAGCTATTCTAATATCCTTGGATGCCAAGACCAAACTGGGATTTATTGATGGCTCCATCCCTAAACCTCAATCTGTTGATTATCCCTATTACATAGGCTGGTGTAAGTGTAACACCACTGTGTTAGCTTGGTTGTTTAATTCTGTTTCTAAGGATTTACAACCTAGTATAGTGTATTTCAAGACTGCCAGAGATGTATGGATTGATTTGCAGTATAGATATGGGCAAGGTAATGGGCCTAGGATCTTTGAACTGAGAAAGGAGATTAGTGCTTTGACTCAAGAGAATTTATCCATCAATGCATATTATACAAAATTCAAGGGACTTTGGGATGAATTCACCAATTTTAGGACATGTACCTGTGGTCATCAAGTCGAGGATTGTACAATGTCTTTTTTGATGGGGTTGAATGAAACTTATGCTGCTGTCAGAGGACAGATTCTTCTTATGGATCCTGTGCCTCCTTTGAGCAAGGTTTTCTCTCTTATACTTCAAGATGAGAAGCAAAGGAAGGTCGGTGCTGCCAAGAAGATGTAG